CCTGTCCCACCGTGCCATTCAAGATCGGCGAGAAAATGGACGACCCCATCCAGATGTATCTGAGTGATGTTTGCACCCTCCCGATAAACATTGCTGGCATTCCGGGAATCTCCATACCGGCCGGATTTGTGGATGGCCTTCCCGTGGGACTGCAAATCCTGACCAAACCGTTTGCCGAGGAGATGCTCCTGCGGGTGGCTTACGCCTACGAGCAGTCAACAGAGTGGCACAAGAAGAGACCACAGTCTGGATGAATGCTCATCCGCCAGTTGCAACAACCAGTATCCCTCAGGGGTGCCTTATGAAAAGAGATTTGATATCCCCTCCGCTTGGTCTGAGTTTTGGCGACGTCTTTGATATGATCTCGAGACAGCCAGAGTCGAAGACTCCTGAATTACTGACCACCGGAAAGGTACCTTTTGTAGCTGAAGCCAAACACAGTCGCGATGTCCGCCGATTCATTGCCTTGCCCCACAGCAATCGCATCTACGAACACGACTGGGGCTTTCGATCCAACCACATGGGAAAGGCCGGTCAGCGTATCGGCCAGTACGCGGTTCCTATCGATAAATGGGCCAGCGGCTTTAGAGGATACTGTCAGGAGTTTTATACGTCCGATAACCCTTAGGCGGCATCTCTGACCTCCCTTGAGCCCGAGTTCATTCCCGAAATCCGGTTCTGTATCAGCTTTCCACATCATAGAATGCGAATGGTACATCGAGGAGAAGAAGAGAAACAATGAAAACTATAGCTATTGTCGGTGCAGGTCCCGGACTCGGTCTTTCCATTGCGAAAACGTTCGGCAAGAATGGTTTTCGAGTAGCGTTGATAGCACGCCGCAGAGAATCGCTGGATCAGATGGTCGCCACTCTCCAATCGCACGATATCGAGGCCAAGGGGTTTGTGGCAGATGTCAGGGACGAACCCTCAATCATCAATGCCTTCTCGGCCATAAAAGCCCAATTCGGCTCAGTCGACGTGCTGGAATACAGCCCCATCAGTATGGAATTTATCCCTCCATCCCAGGTAACGACTCAGATTGCCAGGAAGGCCTTCGAATTTCAA
The Dehalococcoidia bacterium DNA segment above includes these coding regions:
- a CDS encoding amidase family protein; this translates as CPTVPFKIGEKMDDPIQMYLSDVCTLPINIAGIPGISIPAGFVDGLPVGLQILTKPFAEEMLLRVAYAYEQSTEWHKKRPQSG